The Dokdonella koreensis DS-123 genome has a segment encoding these proteins:
- a CDS encoding aldehyde dehydrogenase family protein, with protein MKTSYPYWLAGEPRQPNTDLAITDKYSGEVVARAALADAAAIDAAIAAAVAAERPMRELPAYRRQAVLEHCIARFRERSDELAEVLCIEAGKPIRDARGEVGRLIDTFKVAAEEAVRIGGQTLELAISERARGYRGFTRQVPVGACSFISPFNFPLNLVAHKVAPAIAAGCPFVLKPASRTPLGALIIGEILAETDLPAGAFSILPAHRDGADLFTTDERFKLLSFTGSPKVGWDLKRRAGRKKVVLELGGNAACIVDADQRERLDAVVDRLIFGAFYQSGQSCIGVQRILVQADLYDALAERFVAAAERLVTGDPREEQTFIGPMIDTGEAERLQQWIEEAAAGGARLLCGGRRDGAMLEATVLENVDPGARISRLEAFGPVALLQPYRDFDEALERVNASDYGLQAGVFTHDLRKAMRAWDVLEVGGVIVGDVPSFRVDNMPYGGVKQSGLGREGVRYAIADMTETRLLVLRDAPHAH; from the coding sequence ATGAAGACCTCCTATCCGTACTGGCTGGCCGGCGAGCCCCGGCAGCCCAACACCGATCTTGCGATCACCGACAAGTACTCCGGCGAGGTCGTCGCGCGCGCCGCGCTGGCCGACGCGGCCGCGATCGATGCCGCGATCGCGGCGGCGGTGGCGGCCGAGCGGCCGATGCGCGAGCTGCCGGCGTACCGCCGCCAGGCCGTGCTCGAGCACTGCATCGCCCGCTTCCGCGAGCGCAGCGACGAGCTGGCCGAAGTCCTGTGCATCGAGGCGGGCAAGCCGATCCGCGACGCCCGCGGCGAAGTCGGCCGCCTGATCGACACCTTCAAGGTCGCCGCCGAGGAAGCCGTCCGCATCGGCGGCCAGACGCTGGAACTGGCGATCTCCGAGCGGGCGCGCGGCTACCGCGGCTTCACGCGGCAGGTACCGGTCGGCGCCTGCTCGTTCATCTCGCCGTTCAACTTCCCGCTGAACCTCGTCGCGCACAAGGTCGCCCCGGCGATCGCCGCCGGCTGCCCGTTCGTGCTCAAGCCGGCCAGCCGCACACCGCTCGGGGCGCTGATCATCGGCGAGATCCTGGCCGAGACCGACCTGCCGGCCGGCGCCTTCTCGATCCTGCCCGCGCACCGCGACGGCGCCGACCTGTTCACCACCGACGAACGTTTCAAGCTGCTTTCCTTCACCGGCTCGCCGAAGGTCGGCTGGGACCTCAAGCGCCGCGCCGGCCGCAAGAAGGTCGTGCTCGAACTCGGCGGCAACGCCGCCTGCATCGTCGACGCCGACCAGCGCGAGCGCCTGGACGCCGTGGTCGACCGGCTGATCTTCGGCGCGTTCTACCAGTCCGGCCAGAGCTGCATCGGCGTGCAGCGCATCCTGGTCCAGGCCGATCTCTACGATGCGCTCGCCGAACGCTTCGTGGCCGCCGCCGAGCGCCTGGTCACCGGCGATCCGCGCGAGGAGCAGACCTTCATCGGGCCGATGATCGACACCGGTGAAGCCGAGCGCCTGCAGCAGTGGATCGAGGAAGCCGCAGCGGGCGGCGCGCGGCTGCTGTGCGGCGGCCGCCGCGACGGCGCCATGCTCGAGGCGACCGTGCTCGAGAACGTCGATCCCGGCGCGCGGATCAGCCGCCTGGAAGCGTTCGGCCCGGTCGCCCTGCTGCAGCCCTACCGCGATTTCGACGAGGCGCTGGAACGCGTCAACGCCAGCGACTACGGACTGCAGGCCGGCGTGTTCACGCACGACCTGCGCAAGGCGATGCGCGCCTGGGACGTGCTGGAGGTGGGCGGCGTGATCGTCGGCGACGTGCCGAGCTTCCGCGTCGACAACATGCCGTACGGCGGCGTGAAGCAATCCGGCCTCGGCCGCGAGGGCGTCCGCTACGCGATCGCCGACATGACCGAGACGCGCCTGCTGGTGCTGCGCGACGCGCCGCACGCGCATTGA
- the xseA gene encoding exodeoxyribonuclease VII large subunit — protein MTGNQDIGAGEILSPTRLNRLARELIEARFASIWVEGELSNVARPSSGHLYFTLKDGGAQVRCAMFKPRSTWLPFRPADGMHVLLRGRVSLYEPRGEFQLVAEHMEEAGEGALRRAFEALKARLSAEGLFDAAGKRAVPRWPRRIGVLTSPSGAAVRDVLSVLGRRFPLVPVDILPVPVQGPEAAPAIVAMLQAAARAGRHDVLLLTRGGGSIEDLWAFNDETLARTLRASPMPVVAAIGHETDFTIAEFAADLRAPTPSAAAELLVPDRADLERALARHRLQLQRCVRLAQERRAQRLDQLWARLQAQHPRARLARARERLALLRARIVRAAQRDGERRAGRLARAAVGLRAGHPQQRLLRAAERSAGLRERLRAATGQALERRRRLLAELARTLHAVSPLATLERGYAILDQPATGGIVRSVAQVRPDDRVRARLADGLLELRVEQVRPAAVNPDRGEEQR, from the coding sequence GTGACCGGGAACCAGGACATCGGCGCCGGCGAGATCCTCTCGCCGACACGCCTCAATCGCCTCGCGCGCGAGCTGATCGAGGCCCGCTTCGCCTCGATCTGGGTCGAGGGCGAGCTCTCCAACGTCGCGCGGCCCTCGTCGGGACACCTGTACTTCACGCTGAAGGACGGTGGCGCGCAGGTCCGCTGCGCGATGTTCAAGCCGCGCAGCACCTGGCTGCCGTTCCGCCCGGCCGACGGCATGCACGTCCTGCTGCGCGGTCGCGTCAGCCTCTACGAGCCGCGCGGCGAGTTCCAGCTGGTCGCCGAGCACATGGAGGAAGCCGGCGAAGGCGCACTGCGCCGCGCGTTCGAGGCGCTCAAGGCGCGCCTGTCCGCCGAAGGCCTGTTCGACGCCGCCGGCAAGCGCGCCGTGCCGCGCTGGCCACGCCGTATCGGCGTGCTGACCTCGCCCAGCGGCGCCGCGGTGCGTGACGTGCTCAGCGTGCTCGGGCGCCGGTTCCCGCTGGTGCCGGTGGACATCCTGCCGGTGCCGGTGCAAGGACCCGAGGCGGCGCCGGCGATCGTCGCGATGCTGCAGGCCGCGGCGCGGGCCGGACGCCACGACGTGCTGCTGCTGACGCGCGGCGGCGGCTCGATCGAGGACCTGTGGGCCTTCAACGACGAGACACTGGCCCGCACCTTGCGTGCCAGCCCGATGCCGGTCGTCGCCGCGATCGGCCACGAGACCGACTTCACGATCGCCGAGTTCGCCGCCGACCTGCGCGCGCCGACACCGTCCGCCGCCGCCGAGCTGCTGGTTCCCGACCGGGCCGACCTGGAGCGCGCGCTGGCGCGCCACCGCCTGCAGTTGCAGCGGTGCGTGCGGCTGGCGCAGGAGCGCCGGGCACAGCGCCTGGACCAGTTGTGGGCGCGCCTGCAGGCGCAGCATCCGCGCGCACGGCTGGCACGCGCGCGCGAACGGCTGGCGCTGCTGCGGGCGCGGATCGTCCGTGCCGCGCAGCGCGACGGGGAACGCCGTGCCGGCCGCCTCGCGCGGGCCGCCGTCGGCCTGCGCGCCGGCCATCCGCAGCAACGGCTGCTGCGGGCCGCCGAACGCAGCGCCGGCCTGCGCGAGCGGCTGCGCGCCGCTACCGGGCAGGCGCTGGAACGCCGGCGCCGGCTGCTGGCCGAGCTGGCGCGCACCCTGCACGCGGTCAGCCCGCTGGCGACGCTCGAGCGCGGCTATGCGATCCTCGACCAGCCGGCGACCGGCGGCATCGTGCGCTCGGTCGCCCAGGTGCGGCCGGACGACCGTGTGCGGGCGCGCCTGGCGGACGGCCTGCTGGAACTGCGCGTCGAGCAGGTCCGTCCGGCGGCGGTGAATCCCGACCGTGGCGAGGAACAGCGATGA